A single region of the Rhodococcus sp. W8901 genome encodes:
- a CDS encoding pentapeptide repeat-containing protein — translation MTGELVEIVGEDFSDARMSRENWNRQHYTACSFRDADLSELHTEFAVFTECDFTGADLTDSHHHGSAFRSCMFARTTMWHSSFRNCSLLGSVFVDCQLRPLLIDEVDFTLVSMGGADLRGLDFTDSRFREANLVQADLRGAILRSVDLLGARVEGARLEGADLRGAHVDAGLWTTAKLDKTQVELTQAVAYATAMGLVVEPW, via the coding sequence ATGACGGGAGAACTCGTGGAGATCGTCGGGGAGGACTTCTCCGACGCCCGCATGTCGCGGGAGAACTGGAACCGGCAGCACTACACCGCGTGCTCGTTCCGGGACGCCGACCTGTCCGAGCTGCACACCGAGTTCGCCGTCTTCACCGAATGCGACTTCACCGGTGCCGATCTCACCGACTCGCATCATCACGGCAGTGCGTTCCGGTCGTGCATGTTCGCGCGGACCACCATGTGGCACAGCAGCTTCCGTAATTGCAGTCTGCTCGGATCGGTGTTCGTCGACTGTCAGCTGCGGCCGCTGCTGATCGACGAGGTGGACTTCACGCTGGTCTCGATGGGCGGCGCCGACCTGCGCGGGCTCGACTTCACCGACTCCCGGTTCCGCGAGGCCAACCTGGTGCAGGCGGACCTGCGCGGCGCGATCCTGCGGTCGGTGGACCTGCTCGGCGCCCGCGTCGAGGGTGCGCGACTCGAGGGCGCCGACCTGCGGGGAGCCCACGTCGACGCCGGGCTGTGGACCACCGCGAAGCTCGACAAGACCCAGGTGGAACTCACCCAGGCGGTGGCCTACGCGACCGCGATGGGACTCGTCGTCGAGCCGTGGTGA
- a CDS encoding tRNA (cytidine(34)-2'-O)-methyltransferase, giving the protein MFRVMFHEPRIPPNTGNAIRMVAGTGCELHLVGPLGFDLSEPKLRRAGLDYHDLASVTVHEDLDAAWAALNPDRVFAFTAHASTSYADIAYQPGDVLLFGPEPTGLSEEVLADPHVTAHVRIPMVPGRRSLNLSNAAAVVTYEAWRQHGFAGGV; this is encoded by the coding sequence GTGTTCCGAGTGATGTTCCACGAGCCCCGCATTCCCCCCAATACCGGCAACGCGATCCGGATGGTCGCCGGTACCGGCTGCGAACTGCACCTCGTGGGACCGCTCGGGTTCGACCTGTCGGAGCCGAAGCTTCGCCGCGCCGGCCTCGACTACCACGACCTGGCCTCGGTCACCGTGCACGAGGATCTCGATGCGGCGTGGGCGGCGCTGAATCCGGACCGGGTGTTCGCGTTCACCGCGCACGCGTCGACGTCGTACGCCGACATCGCGTACCAGCCGGGCGACGTCCTGCTGTTCGGTCCCGAGCCGACGGGCCTGTCGGAGGAGGTTCTCGCCGATCCGCACGTGACCGCACACGTGCGGATCCCGATGGTTCCGGGCAGGCGGTCGCTGAATCTGTCCAACGCCGCCGCCGTCGTGACGTACGAGGCGTGGCGTCAGCACGGATTCGCCGGAGGCGTCTGA